The genomic region GGGTTTCTCTGGTCGACCAGAGTATAGCTTTTGGgggtgtttgttttatttttttcttttttatttgttACTAACTAGTAAATTGAGTTTCATTTTGACAATATTGGCCCCTCTACTTATTAACATaaccatttttattattttaacccCATTGTAGGCTAATTTTAGACATGTTAGTTAACCAAGTTACTACATTTCTAGATGAGTAACTTCTCGTTTATttaaactatatattattataaagtcttatattttcgggatgttacaagtccaccccctttaaagagggtttcgtccccgaaaccgaattacgtaccgaATAACGtagggtagagccgttgcatttcttcttcggactcccacgtagtaTCCGCACCCTTCCGGTGTTCCCATTTAACCTTCACTTGATTAATCCTTTTGTTTCTCAAACTCTTCACTTTACGATCTAGAATTGCAATTGGCCTTACCGCGTAGTtaaggctgttatccacctcaaTATCGTTGTAGTGGACACGAGCAGTTTCGTCCGCTAAACATTTAcggagatgtgacacgtggaatgtgctGTGTACTCCACTCAACTCCTCAGGTAGCTCGAGACGGTATGCTACCTTTCCAACCCGTTCCACGATTTCGAAcggcccaataaatcttgggctcaacTTTCCTCTCTTTTTAAATCGAATTATCCCTTTCCACGGCGATACTTTCAACATTACCTTAtcgcccacttgaaattctattggCCTCGTTCGTTTATCCGCATACGATTTTTGTCGATCCTGAGCTGCTTTTAAGTGAGTGCGGATCAAGTCGATCTTACaatttgtagctcggattatatcaTTCTGAGCTAATCCCCGTGGACCAACTTCtccccaacaaactggggttcggcactttctaccatataacatcTCGTATGGAGCCAttttaatactcgcgtgatagctgttgttatacgagaattcgactaaaggtaaatggacatcccagcTGCCCCCGAAGTCGATAATGCAAGCACGCaacatatcttccaacgtttATATCGTTctctcactttgcccatccgtttggggatggtaagcagtgctaatgaacagcttggttcccatttgttcttggaaaCTACGCCAAAAAtccgaagtaaaccgggtatctctgtcAGACACTATGGATATCGGTACTCCGTGACGCGCCACAATCTCATTGGTATACACTTCGGACATTTTCTCTGATGtgtaagtctcacgaatcggaagaAAATGTGCACTTTTTGTCAGTCGATCCACAACTACCCATATGGCGTCAAAACCACGGctagttttgggtagtttggtCAGCAAGTCCATcgtaatttgttcccacttccaaactggaatGTCTAATGGCTGCAGCTTACCGTACGGTTTttgatgctctgctttgacttgtaaacaagtcagacacttctccacatacttcacgatatctcttttcattccgggccaccaataattttgttttaaatcattatacatcttggtcgccctCGGATGTAtcgaataacgagatttatgggcctcGTCAAGTAAAAGTGCTTTGGCCGCACATGTATTTGGAACCCAAATTCTCCCAAACCGAGTTTTTAACCCTAGGTTGCCGTCCTCCAAATCTTTTAGCTGCCCTactattctttcctttttcacGTTCTCTTCTTTTACCGCTTCGATTTGAGATTTTCGAATTTGGTCGAGCAATCCCGATGTCACAATTAGTTGCATCGACCGGACCCGAATAGGCGCGTAATCTGTCTTTCGACTTAACGcgtcagctactacattagccttcccgGGATGGTAATGTATATCACAATCAAAGTCCTTGACGGTctccaaccaccgcctttgcctcatattcaattccttctgatcgaagaaatacttTAGGCTTTTGTGGTCGGTAAAAATAGTGAACTTTAccccgtacaggtaatgcctccctATTTTCAAGGCGAACACCACCGCCGCTAACTCGAGGTCATGAGTAGGGTATCTCTTTTCATGAGTTTTCAGCTGCcttgaggcataggctataaccttgcctcgttgcatcagaACGCAACCAAGCCCCGAATGCGAGGCATCCGAGTAAACTACCATATCGTCCGTTCCATCCGGTAGTGACAATACCGGTGCTTGTGTCAATTTTTCCTTAAGCGTTTGGAACGCCTTTTCTTGGTCCtcgccccaaataaacttttcctccttgcgggttagttttgtgacaactcgagtttctgactttcactttcgcattaaatgcgcgttgactttgactgcttagttgcttggattgtgaactt from Helianthus annuus cultivar XRQ/B chromosome 10, HanXRQr2.0-SUNRISE, whole genome shotgun sequence harbors:
- the LOC110881181 gene encoding uncharacterized protein LOC110881181, which encodes MAPYEMLYGRKCRTPVCWGEVGPRGLAQNDIIRATNCKIDLIRTHLKAAQDRQKSYADKRTRPIEFQVGDKVMLKVSPWKGIIRFKKRGKLSPRFIGPFEIVERVGKVAYRLELPEELSGVHSTFHVSHLRKCLADETARVHYNDIEVDNSLNYAVRPIAILDRKVKSLRNKRINQVKVKWEHRKGADTTWESEEEMQRLYPTLFGT